In Xyrauchen texanus isolate HMW12.3.18 chromosome 35, RBS_HiC_50CHRs, whole genome shotgun sequence, one DNA window encodes the following:
- the LOC127629184 gene encoding F-actin-monooxygenase mical1-like isoform X1 produces MASQPDTANPSHALFDCFVKAQTCKEVQQNFSKLCSHLEVDPRDYQLFYSKLKERLNYWKAKELWQKIDKRAAHPDYDQGKACHQNKCLVLGAGPCGLRTAIELALLGAQVVVLEKRSSFTRNNVLHLWPYTIRDLRNLAAKKFYGRFCSGSLDHICIRQLQLILLKLALILGVEVHTGVSFKGLLEPSGNTGWRAEVSPKSHPAASFQFDVFISAGGGRYVPDGFKIKELRGKLAIGITANFINRHSKEEAQVPEISGVARIYNQQFFQRLQSEMGIDLENIVYYKDDTHYFVMTAKKASLLKKGVIKQDFTNAEQLLAPANINQEALLQYAYDAANFSTEHMLPDPEFAQNHVGLPDVAMFDFTSMHRAENASLVKERKGKKLLIGLVGDCLVEPFWPLGTGIARGFLAAFDTAWMVKSWGKGVSPLQVLAERESVYQLLSQTTPENTGKNYSGYSIDPSTRYPNLKLSSIKPKQVQHLYDKEENDHISKPTKQKEPTIKPKPKQESIRRLEELLSWCQRSTAGYEQVKVMDLSESWRSGLALCALIHNFRPELIDLSRLDESTAANNIQLAFDLFEREFGIAPVMPASEMSMCHKIDQLSMVVYLTQIRNALTEKETPADCSNSLSPHNKTLSLSRTRSAVLFINKLKHNSLQRRKERLAFERVSRKENMKEKEEKELKQEKPVPPIPSSDTGGSELCYFCQEHLYVLERGSAEGKFFHRSCFKCNQCGNTLRQGGYTFHFETGRFYCELHSGAEEEEGDEDHRGSQDHAENGHSYRENENKKQKGEIVQIRSPLHPTSVRRKGSYKISVDPDFEESTECPTPTEQDDQPSSNHEDSKELNPKSQPETSSVEDQQNHGSPSIPVPAPRNSRSPLCTPLPKPRTVHNVLPQASNTHQDQKLEEKNSHRDLTPDSKPKQSLRKIQLSEEEKTDLLNLSFRQDSDPETPASSSAASTSSSKQHEGGEEDGYWSGGIAAGKSLWEPKNRRCVRRKGEPPASVQAQHRKIRSKFSPWNLSSPRLQQRFSVFRVGPSGQAQPDHYVSEDDNEEDVDDDEEEDEEDLEAEDHFLDCKISEAEKRDLMKMRTLERKARTSEIQRFHKAQSIQRRLEEIEVTFKDLEDKGVELERALRREAVSDDSETIDQWIDLVQEKNTLLSEESDLMVASRQLELEDKQSMLEMELRRYMDMDDSEKTPEQRAYEEQILQEMLDVVAMRDSLVAFLEEKRLKELEEETLGNAILLSKRHSPAGSQVHWDTGHKRP; encoded by the exons ATGGCTAGCCAGCCAGACACTGCCAATCCCAGCCATGCTCTGTTTGACTGCTTTGTCAAGGCTCAGACTTGTAAAGAGGTGCAGCAGAACTTCAGCAAGCTCTGTAGCCACCTGGAGGTGGATCCCAGAGACTACCAACTATTCTACAGCAAACTGAAGGAAAGACTCAACTATTGGAAGGCCAAAGAGCTCTGGCAGAAGATAGACAAGAGAGCCGCCCATCCGGACTATGATCAGGGCAAAGCATGTCACCAAAACAAG TGTTTAGTGTTGGGTGCAGGCCCATGTGGTTTGAGGACTGCTATAGAGTTGGCTCTACTGGGTGCTCAAGTAGTTGTACTTGAGAAAAGAAGCTCTTTCACCAGAAATAATGTTCTACACCTCTGGCCCTACACCATTCGAGACCTCCGTAACCTCGCCGCAAAGAAATTCTATGGCCGATTCTGCTCTGGCTCCCTTGATCACATCT GTATCCGTCAGCTGCAGCTGATTCTGCTGAAACTGGCTCTGATATTGGGAGTTGAGGTGCACACAGGTGTGAGCTTTAAAGGTCTGCTTGAACCATCAGGAAACACAG gatGGAGGGCAGAAGTATCACCTAAGTCCCACCCAGCTGCTTCTTTTCAGTTTGATGTCTTTATTTCAGCTGGAGGAGGAAGATATGTGCCAGATG GTTTTAAGATAAAGGAGCTAAGAGGGAAGTTGGCCATCGGGATTACAGCAAACTTCATAAACCGTCACTCTAAAGAAGAAGCTCAGGTACCGGAAATCAGCGGAGTGGCCCGAATATACAATCAGCAATTCTTCCAACGACTGCAGTCTGAGATGG GCATTGATCTAGAGAATATTGTCTACTACAAAGATGACACTCACTATTTTGTCATGACTGCCAAGAAGGCAAGTTTGTTAAAGAAAGGAGTGATAAAGCAG GACTTCACTAATGCAGAACAGCTTCTTGCACCAGCAAACATCAACCAGGAGGCCCTGCTGCAGTACGCATACGACGCCGCTAACTTCTCCACTGAACACATGCTGCCAGATCCGGAGTTTGCTCAGAATCACGTGGGCCTGCCTGATGTGGCCATGTTTGATTTCACAAGCATGCATAGAGCAGAGAACGCCTCTCTCGTGAAGGAGAGGAAAGGAAAGAAACTGCTCATCGGACTAGTGGGAGACTGTCTGGTGGAG ccATTTTGGCCTCTTGGGACCGGCATTGCTCGTGGTTTCCTGGCTGCATTTGACACCGCGTGGATGGTTAAGAGTTGGGGCAAAGGTGTCTCGCCCCTGCAGGTGCTGGCGGAAAG GGAGAGTGTGTATCAGTTACTCTCTCAGACAACTCCAGAAAACACAGGCAAGAACTACAGTGGATACAGCATCGATCCATCCACACGATATCCAAACCTCAAACTGTCCTCTATCAAACCAAAACAG GTCCAGCATCTGTATGACAAAGAGGAAAATGATCACATCAGCAAACCCACCAAGCAGAAGGAACCCACCATAAAACCAAAACCTAAACAAG AGTCTATCAGACGTCTGGAGGAGCTGTTGTCCTGGTGTCAGAGGAGCACAGCGGGGTATGAGCAGGTGAAGGTGATGGATCTGAGCGAGTCCTGGAGGTCTGGTCTGGCTCTCTGTGCTCTCATACACAACTTCAGACCTGAACTGAT TGATTTGTCCCGTTTAGATGAGTCCACTGCAGCTAACAACATCCAGTTGGCCTTTGACCTTTTTGAGAGAGAGTTTGGCATTGCTCCTGTCATGCCTGCCAGTGAAATGAGCATGTGTCATAAAATCGACCAGCTCTCTATGGTTGTCTACCTCACTCAGATCCGCAACGCTCTCACAGAGAAAGAGACACCGGCAG attgctcaaacagtctctcGCCCCACAACAAGACCCTCTCCCTTTCCAGAACCCGATCGGCTGTCTTATTCATCAACAAACTCAAGCACAACTCCCTCCAAAGACGTAAG GAGCGACTGGCATTTGAACGAGTATCAAGAAAGGAAAACATGAAGGAGAAAGAGGAGAAGGAACTGAAACAGGAAAAA CCTGTACCACCCATTCCATCATCAGATACGGGCGGCAGTGAGCTCTGTTATTTCTGTCAGGAGCATCTGTATGTGCTGGAGAGAGGAAGCGCTGAGGGCAAGTTCTTCCACCGGAGCTGTTTCAAATGCAATCAGTGTGGCAACACCCTGCGACAGGGCGGATACACTTTCCACTTCGAAACGG GGAGGTTCTACTGTGAACTGCACTCAGGGGCCGAGGAAGAGGAGGGTGATGAAGATCACAGAGGCTCACAG GATCATGCTGAGAATGGCCATAGTTATAGAGAAAatgaaaacaagaaacaaaaaggtGAAATTGTGCAGATCAGATCCCCATTGCATCCCACCTCAGTCAGGCGGAAGGGCTCTTATAAGATTTCCGTTGATCCAGACTTTGAAGAATCAACCGAATGCCCTACTCCCACAGAACAAGATGACCAACCATCATCTAATCATGAGGACTCCAAAGAGCTGAATCCAAAGAGCCAACCAGAAACCTCTAGCGTAGAAGATCAACAAAACCATGGCAGTCCATCCATTCCTGTTCCAGCCCCTCGAAATTCTCGAAGTCCACTGTGCACACCACTCCCAAAACCTCGCACAGTCCATAACGTGTTACCACAAGCTTCAAACACTCACCAAGACCAGAAACTAGAGGAGAAGAACAGTCATCGTGACCTTACTCCAGACTCCAAACCCAAACAGTCTTTGCGCAAAATTCAACTGAGCGAAGAGGAAAAGACAGACTTGCTCAATCTGAGCTTCAGACAGGACTCTGACCCTGAAACTCCTGCCTCATCTTCTGCTGCCTCCACTTCTTCCTCCAAGCAGCATGAAGGAGGCGAGGAGGATGGTTACTGGAGCGGAGGTATAGCGGCAGGGAAGAGCTTGTGGGAACCGAAGAACCGCCGTTGCGTGAGGAGGAAGGGTGAGCCACCGGCTTCTGTCCAAGCACAGCACAGAAAGATCCGGTCCAAATTCTCCCCCTGGAACCTGTCTTCACCACGGTTACAACAGCGGTTCAGTGTGTTCCGAGTTGGACCTTCAG GACAAGCTCAACCAGATCATTACGTATCAGAAGATGACAATGAAGaagatgttgatgatgatgaagaagaggACGAAGAGGATCTTGAAGCAGAAGATCATTTTCTGGATTGTAAA ATTTCTGAGGCTGAGAAACGagacctgatgaagatgagaacTCTGGAAAGGAAAGCCAGGACGAGTGAAATCCAGCGTTTCCACAAGGCTCAG TCGATTCAGAGGAGACTGGAAGAGATCGAGGTGACCTTTAAAGATCTAGAGGACAAAGGAGTGGAGCTGGAGAGAGCTTTGAGAAGAGAAGCTG tgtcaGATGACTCTGAAACGATTGACCAGTGGATTGATCTGGTCCAGGAGAAGAACACTTTGCTTTCTGAGGAGTCCGATCTCATGGTGGC GTCTCGACAGCTGGAACTAGAAGACAAACAGAGTATGTTAGAGATGGAGCTACGGCGATACATGGATATGGATG ACTCCGAGAAGACCCCTGAGCAGAGAGCATATGAGGAGCAGATCCTGCAGGAGATGCTGGATGTGGTGGCcatgagggattcacttgtggcTTTCCTAGAGGAGAAGAGATTGAAGGAACTTGAAGAGGAAACACTGGGAAACGCAATACTGTTATCCAAGAGACATTCTCCTGCAGGATCACAGGTGCACTGGGACACTGGGCACAAGAGACCATAA
- the LOC127629184 gene encoding F-actin-monooxygenase mical1-like isoform X2: MASQPDTANPSHALFDCFVKAQTCKEVQQNFSKLCSHLEVDPRDYQLFYSKLKERLNYWKAKELWQKIDKRAAHPDYDQGKACHQNKCLVLGAGPCGLRTAIELALLGAQVVVLEKRSSFTRNNVLHLWPYTIRDLRNLAAKKFYGRFCSGSLDHICIRQLQLILLKLALILGVEVHTGVSFKGLLEPSGNTGWRAEVSPKSHPAASFQFDVFISAGGGRYVPDGFKIKELRGKLAIGITANFINRHSKEEAQVPEISGVARIYNQQFFQRLQSEMGIDLENIVYYKDDTHYFVMTAKKASLLKKGVIKQDFTNAEQLLAPANINQEALLQYAYDAANFSTEHMLPDPEFAQNHVGLPDVAMFDFTSMHRAENASLVKERKGKKLLIGLVGDCLVEPFWPLGTGIARGFLAAFDTAWMVKSWGKGVSPLQVLAERESVYQLLSQTTPENTGKNYSGYSIDPSTRYPNLKLSSIKPKQVQHLYDKEENDHISKPTKQKEPTIKPKPKQESIRRLEELLSWCQRSTAGYEQVKVMDLSESWRSGLALCALIHNFRPELIDLSRLDESTAANNIQLAFDLFEREFGIAPVMPASEMSMCHKIDQLSMVVYLTQIRNALTEKETPADCSNSLSPHNKTLSLSRTRSAVLFINKLKHNSLQRRKERLAFERVSRKENMKEKEEKELKQEKPVPPIPSSDTGGSELCYFCQEHLYVLERGSAEGKFFHRSCFKCNQCGNTLRQGGYTFHFETGRFYCELHSGAEEEEGDEDHRGSQDHAENGHSYRENENKKQKEQDDQPSSNHEDSKELNPKSQPETSSVEDQQNHGSPSIPVPAPRNSRSPLCTPLPKPRTVHNVLPQASNTHQDQKLEEKNSHRDLTPDSKPKQSLRKIQLSEEEKTDLLNLSFRQDSDPETPASSSAASTSSSKQHEGGEEDGYWSGGIAAGKSLWEPKNRRCVRRKGEPPASVQAQHRKIRSKFSPWNLSSPRLQQRFSVFRVGPSGQAQPDHYVSEDDNEEDVDDDEEEDEEDLEAEDHFLDCKISEAEKRDLMKMRTLERKARTSEIQRFHKAQSIQRRLEEIEVTFKDLEDKGVELERALRREAVSDDSETIDQWIDLVQEKNTLLSEESDLMVASRQLELEDKQSMLEMELRRYMDMDDSEKTPEQRAYEEQILQEMLDVVAMRDSLVAFLEEKRLKELEEETLGNAILLSKRHSPAGSQVHWDTGHKRP; the protein is encoded by the exons ATGGCTAGCCAGCCAGACACTGCCAATCCCAGCCATGCTCTGTTTGACTGCTTTGTCAAGGCTCAGACTTGTAAAGAGGTGCAGCAGAACTTCAGCAAGCTCTGTAGCCACCTGGAGGTGGATCCCAGAGACTACCAACTATTCTACAGCAAACTGAAGGAAAGACTCAACTATTGGAAGGCCAAAGAGCTCTGGCAGAAGATAGACAAGAGAGCCGCCCATCCGGACTATGATCAGGGCAAAGCATGTCACCAAAACAAG TGTTTAGTGTTGGGTGCAGGCCCATGTGGTTTGAGGACTGCTATAGAGTTGGCTCTACTGGGTGCTCAAGTAGTTGTACTTGAGAAAAGAAGCTCTTTCACCAGAAATAATGTTCTACACCTCTGGCCCTACACCATTCGAGACCTCCGTAACCTCGCCGCAAAGAAATTCTATGGCCGATTCTGCTCTGGCTCCCTTGATCACATCT GTATCCGTCAGCTGCAGCTGATTCTGCTGAAACTGGCTCTGATATTGGGAGTTGAGGTGCACACAGGTGTGAGCTTTAAAGGTCTGCTTGAACCATCAGGAAACACAG gatGGAGGGCAGAAGTATCACCTAAGTCCCACCCAGCTGCTTCTTTTCAGTTTGATGTCTTTATTTCAGCTGGAGGAGGAAGATATGTGCCAGATG GTTTTAAGATAAAGGAGCTAAGAGGGAAGTTGGCCATCGGGATTACAGCAAACTTCATAAACCGTCACTCTAAAGAAGAAGCTCAGGTACCGGAAATCAGCGGAGTGGCCCGAATATACAATCAGCAATTCTTCCAACGACTGCAGTCTGAGATGG GCATTGATCTAGAGAATATTGTCTACTACAAAGATGACACTCACTATTTTGTCATGACTGCCAAGAAGGCAAGTTTGTTAAAGAAAGGAGTGATAAAGCAG GACTTCACTAATGCAGAACAGCTTCTTGCACCAGCAAACATCAACCAGGAGGCCCTGCTGCAGTACGCATACGACGCCGCTAACTTCTCCACTGAACACATGCTGCCAGATCCGGAGTTTGCTCAGAATCACGTGGGCCTGCCTGATGTGGCCATGTTTGATTTCACAAGCATGCATAGAGCAGAGAACGCCTCTCTCGTGAAGGAGAGGAAAGGAAAGAAACTGCTCATCGGACTAGTGGGAGACTGTCTGGTGGAG ccATTTTGGCCTCTTGGGACCGGCATTGCTCGTGGTTTCCTGGCTGCATTTGACACCGCGTGGATGGTTAAGAGTTGGGGCAAAGGTGTCTCGCCCCTGCAGGTGCTGGCGGAAAG GGAGAGTGTGTATCAGTTACTCTCTCAGACAACTCCAGAAAACACAGGCAAGAACTACAGTGGATACAGCATCGATCCATCCACACGATATCCAAACCTCAAACTGTCCTCTATCAAACCAAAACAG GTCCAGCATCTGTATGACAAAGAGGAAAATGATCACATCAGCAAACCCACCAAGCAGAAGGAACCCACCATAAAACCAAAACCTAAACAAG AGTCTATCAGACGTCTGGAGGAGCTGTTGTCCTGGTGTCAGAGGAGCACAGCGGGGTATGAGCAGGTGAAGGTGATGGATCTGAGCGAGTCCTGGAGGTCTGGTCTGGCTCTCTGTGCTCTCATACACAACTTCAGACCTGAACTGAT TGATTTGTCCCGTTTAGATGAGTCCACTGCAGCTAACAACATCCAGTTGGCCTTTGACCTTTTTGAGAGAGAGTTTGGCATTGCTCCTGTCATGCCTGCCAGTGAAATGAGCATGTGTCATAAAATCGACCAGCTCTCTATGGTTGTCTACCTCACTCAGATCCGCAACGCTCTCACAGAGAAAGAGACACCGGCAG attgctcaaacagtctctcGCCCCACAACAAGACCCTCTCCCTTTCCAGAACCCGATCGGCTGTCTTATTCATCAACAAACTCAAGCACAACTCCCTCCAAAGACGTAAG GAGCGACTGGCATTTGAACGAGTATCAAGAAAGGAAAACATGAAGGAGAAAGAGGAGAAGGAACTGAAACAGGAAAAA CCTGTACCACCCATTCCATCATCAGATACGGGCGGCAGTGAGCTCTGTTATTTCTGTCAGGAGCATCTGTATGTGCTGGAGAGAGGAAGCGCTGAGGGCAAGTTCTTCCACCGGAGCTGTTTCAAATGCAATCAGTGTGGCAACACCCTGCGACAGGGCGGATACACTTTCCACTTCGAAACGG GGAGGTTCTACTGTGAACTGCACTCAGGGGCCGAGGAAGAGGAGGGTGATGAAGATCACAGAGGCTCACAG GATCATGCTGAGAATGGCCATAGTTATAGAGAAAatgaaaacaagaaacaaaaag AACAAGATGACCAACCATCATCTAATCATGAGGACTCCAAAGAGCTGAATCCAAAGAGCCAACCAGAAACCTCTAGCGTAGAAGATCAACAAAACCATGGCAGTCCATCCATTCCTGTTCCAGCCCCTCGAAATTCTCGAAGTCCACTGTGCACACCACTCCCAAAACCTCGCACAGTCCATAACGTGTTACCACAAGCTTCAAACACTCACCAAGACCAGAAACTAGAGGAGAAGAACAGTCATCGTGACCTTACTCCAGACTCCAAACCCAAACAGTCTTTGCGCAAAATTCAACTGAGCGAAGAGGAAAAGACAGACTTGCTCAATCTGAGCTTCAGACAGGACTCTGACCCTGAAACTCCTGCCTCATCTTCTGCTGCCTCCACTTCTTCCTCCAAGCAGCATGAAGGAGGCGAGGAGGATGGTTACTGGAGCGGAGGTATAGCGGCAGGGAAGAGCTTGTGGGAACCGAAGAACCGCCGTTGCGTGAGGAGGAAGGGTGAGCCACCGGCTTCTGTCCAAGCACAGCACAGAAAGATCCGGTCCAAATTCTCCCCCTGGAACCTGTCTTCACCACGGTTACAACAGCGGTTCAGTGTGTTCCGAGTTGGACCTTCAG GACAAGCTCAACCAGATCATTACGTATCAGAAGATGACAATGAAGaagatgttgatgatgatgaagaagaggACGAAGAGGATCTTGAAGCAGAAGATCATTTTCTGGATTGTAAA ATTTCTGAGGCTGAGAAACGagacctgatgaagatgagaacTCTGGAAAGGAAAGCCAGGACGAGTGAAATCCAGCGTTTCCACAAGGCTCAG TCGATTCAGAGGAGACTGGAAGAGATCGAGGTGACCTTTAAAGATCTAGAGGACAAAGGAGTGGAGCTGGAGAGAGCTTTGAGAAGAGAAGCTG tgtcaGATGACTCTGAAACGATTGACCAGTGGATTGATCTGGTCCAGGAGAAGAACACTTTGCTTTCTGAGGAGTCCGATCTCATGGTGGC GTCTCGACAGCTGGAACTAGAAGACAAACAGAGTATGTTAGAGATGGAGCTACGGCGATACATGGATATGGATG ACTCCGAGAAGACCCCTGAGCAGAGAGCATATGAGGAGCAGATCCTGCAGGAGATGCTGGATGTGGTGGCcatgagggattcacttgtggcTTTCCTAGAGGAGAAGAGATTGAAGGAACTTGAAGAGGAAACACTGGGAAACGCAATACTGTTATCCAAGAGACATTCTCCTGCAGGATCACAGGTGCACTGGGACACTGGGCACAAGAGACCATAA